One window of Chloroflexus aggregans DSM 9485 genomic DNA carries:
- the accC gene encoding acetyl-CoA carboxylase biotin carboxylase subunit, with protein MFRTILVANRGEIALRVMRACRELGLRCVAVYSEADRDSPHVAYADDAYLIGPASPAESYLNIEAIIRAAKATGAEAIHPGYGFLAENTGFVRAVTAAGLVFIGPPAEAMERMGGKTAARREATAAGVPVVPGVLEPVTDAAEVRRLGKEFGYPIAIKAVGGGGGRGLRVVRSPNEVDEAFAAARREAEVAFKNGELYVEKYLDDPRHIEIQVLADRYGNAVALGERDCSVQRRHQKLIEECPSPALTPELRAEMGAAAVRLAKAVGYVSAGTLEFLYQDGRYYFLEMNTRIQVEHTVTEMVYGVDLVAAQIRIAQGERLWLKQEDLVPRGHAIECRINAEDPLHNFRPALGAIGAYHEPTGFGVRVDSGVRANYLVPSHYDSLLAKLITWGADRNEAIARMRRALAEYRIEGVTTIIPFHRAALEHPVFVAGEATVNFIPRHPELFTRTAELMPPSTTPAPVEPAPEPRRFTVEVNGRRFGVAVFGDGVSVATVQPAIRASTPRRAVTKKTMLAAPVDGVISPIQGRVVAVRVAHGQHVEAGQVLFIVEAMKMENEITAPHSGTIGEVRVDVGTTVEAGAVLATYQSTT; from the coding sequence ATGTTTCGTACCATATTGGTTGCTAACCGCGGCGAGATTGCGTTGCGTGTCATGCGTGCCTGCCGCGAATTGGGGTTGCGTTGCGTTGCCGTCTATTCCGAGGCCGATCGCGACTCGCCCCACGTAGCTTATGCCGACGATGCGTATCTGATCGGCCCTGCCTCGCCGGCTGAAAGCTATCTCAACATTGAAGCGATTATTCGCGCGGCCAAAGCCACCGGTGCCGAGGCGATCCATCCCGGTTACGGCTTTTTGGCCGAAAACACCGGTTTTGTCCGAGCTGTTACCGCTGCCGGCCTGGTCTTTATTGGGCCACCGGCTGAGGCTATGGAACGGATGGGAGGGAAAACGGCGGCCCGTCGTGAAGCGACGGCTGCCGGTGTACCGGTTGTGCCCGGCGTTCTTGAACCGGTGACCGATGCGGCAGAAGTGCGCCGGTTGGGCAAGGAATTCGGCTACCCGATTGCCATTAAAGCAGTTGGTGGCGGTGGTGGACGTGGTCTGCGTGTGGTACGTTCGCCTAATGAGGTGGACGAGGCGTTTGCTGCCGCTCGCCGCGAGGCGGAAGTTGCCTTCAAGAACGGTGAACTCTACGTCGAAAAGTATCTCGATGATCCACGCCATATCGAGATCCAGGTTCTGGCCGATCGTTATGGGAATGCCGTTGCGTTGGGTGAACGCGACTGTTCGGTGCAGCGCCGCCATCAGAAATTGATCGAGGAGTGTCCCTCACCGGCCCTTACTCCAGAACTACGGGCCGAGATGGGAGCGGCAGCGGTCCGGCTTGCCAAAGCGGTAGGCTATGTCAGTGCTGGAACGCTTGAGTTTCTCTATCAAGATGGCCGCTACTACTTCCTCGAAATGAACACGCGGATTCAAGTCGAGCATACCGTCACCGAGATGGTCTACGGGGTTGATCTCGTTGCGGCTCAGATCCGAATCGCCCAAGGTGAGCGCCTCTGGCTCAAACAAGAAGATTTGGTACCGCGCGGTCATGCGATTGAATGCCGAATCAACGCTGAAGATCCGCTCCACAATTTCCGTCCGGCCCTCGGTGCGATCGGCGCATACCATGAACCAACCGGGTTTGGCGTGCGTGTTGATAGCGGGGTGCGGGCCAATTACCTTGTCCCTTCACATTACGACTCACTACTGGCAAAATTGATTACCTGGGGAGCCGATCGTAACGAGGCGATTGCTCGGATGCGACGGGCACTCGCCGAGTATCGGATTGAAGGGGTTACGACGATTATTCCCTTCCACCGGGCCGCACTCGAACACCCCGTTTTTGTGGCCGGCGAGGCGACGGTGAATTTTATTCCCCGTCATCCCGAACTCTTCACCCGTACAGCCGAATTAATGCCACCATCCACCACACCGGCGCCTGTCGAACCTGCACCTGAACCTCGCCGGTTTACCGTGGAGGTCAATGGGCGACGGTTTGGCGTAGCCGTGTTTGGCGATGGCGTGAGCGTAGCCACCGTGCAGCCGGCGATACGTGCCTCAACACCACGTCGTGCCGTAACCAAGAAAACGATGCTTGCCGCACCGGTTGATGGCGTCATCAGCCCGATCCAGGGTCGCGTTGTGGCGGTACGAGTCGCGCATGGCCAGCATGTTGAAGCCGGCCAAGTCCTTTTCATCGTCGAAGCGATGAAGATGGAGAATGAGATCACCGCACCGCATAGTGGTACCATCGGCGAAGTACGAGTCGATGTCGGCACGACGGTCGAAGCCGGTGCCGTGTTGGCGACGTACCAATCAACAACCTGA
- a CDS encoding cupin domain-containing protein, whose protein sequence is MPERPWIELFPGVWRRRIALTDRMYQMEVRLAAGSHVPLHSHPEDQVAYIVSGHLRFQVGDNLLEATAGQSVPIPGGIPHAVWTLADTLAIDTFSPPRTDYLTADGD, encoded by the coding sequence ATGCCCGAACGACCATGGATCGAATTATTTCCCGGTGTGTGGCGGCGGCGCATTGCATTGACCGACCGCATGTACCAAATGGAGGTTCGTTTGGCCGCCGGAAGCCATGTGCCTCTCCACAGCCATCCTGAAGATCAGGTAGCGTATATCGTCAGTGGGCACCTACGCTTTCAGGTCGGCGATAATCTGCTCGAAGCCACTGCCGGTCAATCAGTGCCGATTCCCGGTGGTATCCCGCACGCCGTCTGGACACTCGCCGACACATTGGCCATTGATACCTTCAGCCCGCCGCGTACCGATTACCTCACCGCCGATGGTGACTGA
- a CDS encoding metalloregulator ArsR/SmtB family transcription factor, translated as MKTPNLSSAFTGLRLLADETRWKLISELRESDRQVAELVARTGLAQNLVSYHLHVLRQSELVNTHRSDADGRVVYYSLSLTALARLLAQVSEELAIPTTPPPSLPHVKVAFLCRANSARSQMAEGWLRVLSNGQVVALSAGTHPQPVHPLAIAVMQEAGVPIDRHVAKPIDAILNQKPDVIVTVCDIARETCPVWPEATRSIHWSIADPAAVVGSEEECRAAFVAARDTIHERVRGLLALLPRWFADQSPSAVR; from the coding sequence ATGAAAACACCAAACCTGTCATCAGCCTTTACCGGTCTGCGGCTGCTAGCCGATGAAACACGCTGGAAACTCATCAGCGAACTTCGTGAGAGCGACCGACAAGTCGCGGAATTGGTTGCACGCACCGGCCTGGCACAGAACCTGGTTTCGTACCATTTGCACGTACTCCGCCAATCCGAACTGGTCAACACGCATCGCAGTGATGCCGACGGGCGAGTCGTCTACTATAGCCTTAGTTTGACGGCACTGGCGCGATTGCTGGCCCAGGTAAGCGAGGAGTTGGCGATACCAACCACTCCACCACCATCGTTACCGCATGTGAAAGTGGCTTTTCTCTGTCGTGCTAACAGCGCGCGCTCGCAGATGGCAGAGGGATGGTTGCGAGTTCTGAGTAATGGTCAGGTGGTGGCTCTCAGCGCCGGTACCCACCCACAACCGGTACATCCATTAGCGATTGCCGTCATGCAAGAGGCAGGCGTGCCGATCGATCGGCACGTAGCCAAACCAATTGATGCAATTCTCAATCAGAAACCAGATGTGATCGTGACCGTCTGCGATATTGCCCGTGAAACCTGCCCGGTCTGGCCGGAAGCGACCCGCTCCATTCACTGGAGCATTGCCGACCCCGCAGCCGTTGTCGGCAGTGAAGAGGAATGCCGCGCCGCGTTCGTCGCCGCTCGTGATACGATACATGAACGGGTACGCGGCTTACTGGCGCTACTCCCACGGTGGTTTGCCGATCAGTCACCATCGGCGGTGAGGTAA
- the prmC gene encoding peptide chain release factor N(5)-glutamine methyltransferase, with the protein MIIQQALRVATARLQSISPTARLDAELLLAHILGWSRARVVAEREVVLTPAQQEAFGALVERRAAREPVAYLIGHWPFFGLDLVVDRRVLIPRPETELLVELALTEARRYADTQITIADIGVGSGAIAIALAIHVPHATVYGVDRSADALAVAARNVARYNLSDRVVLLEGDLLTPVPGPVDLIVSNPPYTILAEVDESVYRYEPHLALDGGPDGLDCYRRLIAAAPAYLKPGGAILLEIGAWQAEAVAHLLNQALPHAEVGVQRDLAGRDRVVWARNRDVIR; encoded by the coding sequence ATGATCATTCAGCAAGCACTTCGTGTGGCTACTGCACGCTTACAATCTATCTCGCCAACGGCCCGCCTCGATGCCGAACTACTGTTGGCCCACATCTTAGGTTGGTCGCGGGCGCGGGTCGTTGCCGAGCGTGAGGTTGTGCTCACTCCGGCCCAGCAGGAAGCGTTTGGCGCGCTGGTTGAACGACGTGCTGCTCGCGAACCGGTAGCCTACCTCATCGGGCATTGGCCATTTTTTGGTCTCGATTTGGTGGTGGATCGACGTGTGCTCATTCCCCGCCCCGAAACCGAGTTACTGGTCGAATTGGCACTGACCGAAGCTCGGCGATACGCTGACACGCAGATAACGATTGCCGATATTGGTGTGGGTAGTGGCGCCATCGCGATTGCATTAGCGATCCATGTGCCGCACGCGACGGTGTACGGTGTTGATCGGAGTGCCGATGCGTTGGCGGTAGCAGCGCGTAATGTTGCCCGCTACAACCTGAGCGACCGGGTGGTCTTGTTAGAAGGTGATCTTCTTACTCCCGTACCCGGCCCTGTTGACCTTATCGTAAGTAATCCACCGTATACCATCTTGGCCGAGGTTGATGAGAGTGTGTACCGGTACGAGCCACATCTCGCGCTCGATGGTGGACCTGATGGGTTAGACTGTTATCGCCGGCTGATCGCTGCCGCACCGGCGTATCTCAAACCGGGTGGGGCAATTTTGCTCGAAATCGGTGCGTGGCAGGCTGAGGCCGTGGCACACTTACTTAATCAGGCACTTCCCCATGCTGAGGTGGGGGTGCAACGCGATCTCGCCGGTCGCGATCGGGTAGTTTGGGCGCGTAATCGAGATGTCATCCGCTGA
- a CDS encoding alpha/beta fold hydrolase codes for MSIIVIDNQRVHYEVFGRGRPVVFLHGWLGSWRYWYTTMEIVSRYFRTYSFDFWGFGESRTSEMPTISGYSQQVIRFLDAMGIEKAALVGHSMGGMVAMKTAIEHPGRLMRVVTVGAPINGNSLSWMLKLVDRPFFAEFFARRPWLRRSLFRFFFGDSLDPEVDEVLEDSTKSTADTIRAAIHSMWRTDLTPMLGNLRVPALVVHGAHDDIVNPNQLQLFTHIPMAQVVRMEQSRHFPFVDEADRFHEILLAFLQQPDPLTLSAQRTTASQGPSQPTSPSSEPNNIVDSGEAMIPPPIAPPSRLRVPPGR; via the coding sequence ATGAGTATCATCGTCATCGACAATCAACGAGTGCATTACGAAGTGTTCGGACGTGGTCGTCCGGTGGTGTTCCTCCATGGTTGGCTCGGTAGTTGGCGCTATTGGTATACGACCATGGAGATCGTATCACGCTACTTCCGCACCTATTCGTTCGATTTTTGGGGCTTTGGCGAGTCGCGTACCAGTGAGATGCCAACCATCAGTGGTTACTCTCAGCAAGTTATCCGCTTTCTCGATGCGATGGGTATCGAGAAAGCGGCATTGGTTGGGCACTCAATGGGTGGTATGGTCGCGATGAAAACGGCGATTGAGCATCCCGGCCGACTGATGCGCGTAGTGACGGTGGGTGCGCCGATTAACGGTAATTCGCTCTCGTGGATGTTAAAGTTGGTCGATCGTCCGTTTTTTGCCGAGTTCTTTGCCCGCCGACCTTGGTTGCGCCGTTCGTTATTCCGTTTCTTCTTCGGTGATTCACTTGACCCCGAAGTTGATGAAGTGCTAGAAGATAGCACGAAATCTACTGCCGATACGATTCGGGCGGCGATCCATTCGATGTGGCGCACCGATCTCACACCGATGCTTGGTAATCTGCGTGTGCCGGCGCTCGTTGTACACGGTGCGCACGATGATATTGTTAACCCTAACCAACTTCAGCTCTTTACCCATATTCCAATGGCGCAAGTGGTTCGGATGGAGCAAAGCCGTCACTTCCCCTTTGTTGATGAAGCCGATCGGTTTCACGAGATATTGCTCGCTTTCTTACAACAACCAGATCCATTGACGCTTTCCGCACAGCGGACCACTGCATCGCAAGGCCCTTCTCAACCTACCAGCCCTTCCTCAGAACCAAATAATATTGTCGATAGTGGTGAAGCTATGATCCCACCACCGATTGCCCCACCATCGCGATTGAGAGTGCCACCGGGCCGGTAG
- a CDS encoding ABC transporter ATP-binding protein, with the protein MQLHVLQLSAGYGGRTILRDLGFTLHRGEVLVVSGPNGSGKSTLLRILAGLQVPSGGLVYYEIGDRRFDPRDARHLIGWVAPDLALYRELSGLENLRFFAQVRGLTISDEALNELLTYVGLGQRGNDRLAAYSSGMTQRLRYAFALLHRPPVLLLDEPTVTLDERGAAVVERIIAAQRQRGLTVIATNDPRELRYADLLVKLGG; encoded by the coding sequence ATGCAACTTCACGTTTTGCAGCTTAGCGCCGGTTACGGTGGGCGTACTATTTTGCGTGATCTTGGTTTCACCCTCCACCGAGGTGAAGTATTGGTGGTCAGTGGTCCTAACGGCAGCGGCAAGAGTACTTTGCTGCGGATCCTGGCCGGTTTGCAAGTACCCTCTGGAGGGTTGGTGTACTATGAAATAGGTGATCGGCGGTTCGATCCGCGTGACGCGCGCCACTTGATCGGTTGGGTCGCACCTGATCTGGCCCTCTATCGTGAGCTGAGTGGGCTTGAGAACTTGCGCTTCTTTGCGCAGGTGCGTGGTCTTACTATCTCTGACGAAGCTCTCAACGAATTACTCACCTATGTTGGTCTGGGTCAGCGGGGGAATGACCGACTTGCCGCTTATTCTTCCGGCATGACCCAGCGTTTGCGTTACGCCTTTGCTCTGCTCCATCGTCCGCCGGTTTTATTGCTTGACGAGCCAACGGTGACCCTCGATGAGCGCGGGGCAGCGGTTGTTGAGCGGATTATCGCTGCGCAGCGTCAGCGTGGGTTGACGGTGATTGCCACGAACGATCCCCGTGAATTGCGGTATGCCGACCTATTGGTGAAGTTGGGCGGCTAA
- a CDS encoding heme exporter protein CcmB — protein MHESMEHETSIIDIPAPPPSGIGVTLRAAWAIFRKDLACELRTRYAINTLLLFAISATTAVSLGVGFLGLRRTEEALLIQSALLWVALLFAALNGLSRSFVYEEEARTLAALRLSASPTAVFLGKFCFNLTLILVLALVTSLLFIVLLRVKVGSPLAFSAILATGGLALTSATTIIAAIIARASFKGALFAVLAFPLLVAPLIIAIQGTAQSLENVAVDVVFGPIRFLLAYVVVTFIASLILFPFVWEA, from the coding sequence ATGCACGAATCGATGGAGCATGAGACGTCCATTATCGATATTCCGGCGCCGCCACCGAGCGGGATCGGGGTCACGTTGCGGGCGGCATGGGCTATTTTTCGCAAGGATCTCGCGTGTGAGCTGCGCACGCGCTATGCGATTAACACACTTCTGCTGTTTGCCATCAGTGCGACGACTGCGGTGAGCCTTGGGGTTGGTTTCTTGGGCTTGCGACGGACCGAAGAGGCACTGCTGATTCAATCGGCTTTGTTATGGGTAGCGCTACTCTTTGCCGCTTTAAATGGTTTGTCGCGCAGCTTTGTGTACGAAGAGGAAGCGCGCACCCTCGCGGCGCTGCGTCTTTCGGCATCGCCGACCGCGGTTTTTTTAGGTAAGTTCTGCTTTAATCTGACACTGATCCTCGTCCTCGCTCTCGTTACCAGTTTGCTCTTTATCGTTCTACTGCGGGTGAAAGTTGGTAGTCCGCTGGCTTTTAGCGCAATCCTAGCCACCGGTGGGTTGGCGTTGACCTCAGCCACAACGATTATCGCAGCGATTATTGCGCGGGCGAGTTTTAAGGGCGCTCTCTTTGCCGTTCTGGCCTTTCCGCTGCTCGTTGCGCCACTGATTATCGCAATTCAGGGTACCGCCCAATCTCTCGAGAACGTCGCCGTTGATGTGGTTTTCGGACCGATCCGGTTTTTACTGGCGTATGTTGTGGTTACATTTATAGCATCGTTGATATTATTCCCGTTTGTGTGGGAAGCGTGA
- a CDS encoding methylmalonyl-CoA mutase family protein translates to MMSEIEQLNAAQQQWEQQCLWPTLKRTPERPGPFMTTSSAPVERLYTPLDLATNGQSLTEHFLHNIGYPGQYPFTRGIHPTGYRGKLWTMRMFAGFGSAEETNARFKFLLEQGQTGLSIAFDMPTLYGRDTDHPLVEGEFGKCGVAVSSLADMEILLDGLPLDQVSTSMTINSPAAMIWAMYLVVAEKRGIPWSKLRGTIQNDILKEYIAQNEYIFPPEPSMRLVVDTIEFATRHVPQWNPISVSGYHIREAGSTAVQELAFTLADGFAYVEAALERGLDIDEFAPRISFFFNAHNDFFEEIAKYRAARRIWARAMRERYGAKNERSWWLRFHTQTAGCSLTAQQPEINIVRTAIQALAAVLGGTQSLHTNSMDEALALPSEKAVTIALRTQQIIAYESGVANTVDPLGGSYFVEALTDRMEREAQQIFDAINAQGGVIAAIRNGYFHREIADAAYRYQQEIDKGERIIVGVNAFQADEPLEIPILQMDPEGEKRHLERLNRVRRERDQDLVARRLAELRAAAQGSDNMMPAILNCVRAYCTLGEMCDVLREVFGVYQQDTVIV, encoded by the coding sequence ATGATGTCTGAGATCGAGCAGCTCAATGCGGCCCAGCAGCAATGGGAACAGCAATGTCTCTGGCCAACGCTCAAACGTACCCCCGAACGACCCGGACCCTTCATGACCACCAGTAGTGCCCCTGTCGAACGGCTCTACACTCCGCTCGACCTCGCGACCAACGGTCAATCGCTCACCGAACACTTTCTGCACAACATCGGCTATCCCGGCCAGTACCCGTTCACCCGCGGTATTCATCCTACCGGCTATCGCGGTAAGCTCTGGACCATGCGTATGTTTGCCGGCTTCGGCAGCGCCGAAGAGACCAATGCTCGCTTTAAGTTTTTGCTAGAACAAGGGCAGACCGGTCTGTCAATTGCGTTTGATATGCCGACACTGTACGGACGCGACACCGACCATCCCTTGGTCGAAGGCGAGTTTGGCAAGTGCGGCGTTGCCGTCTCGTCACTGGCCGATATGGAGATTCTGCTCGATGGGCTACCCCTCGATCAGGTCAGCACCTCGATGACGATCAATTCACCGGCAGCAATGATCTGGGCGATGTATCTGGTCGTTGCCGAAAAGCGTGGTATTCCATGGAGTAAGCTGCGTGGCACCATCCAGAACGATATTCTCAAAGAGTACATTGCCCAAAACGAATACATCTTCCCACCCGAACCAAGCATGCGGTTGGTAGTCGATACCATTGAGTTCGCTACCCGCCACGTACCGCAGTGGAACCCCATTAGCGTCAGCGGCTACCACATCCGTGAAGCCGGGAGTACCGCCGTCCAAGAGCTGGCCTTCACGCTCGCCGACGGCTTCGCTTACGTTGAAGCTGCCCTCGAACGCGGGTTAGACATCGACGAGTTTGCCCCACGGATCAGCTTCTTCTTCAATGCCCACAACGATTTCTTTGAGGAGATTGCAAAGTACCGTGCAGCACGCCGCATCTGGGCACGCGCCATGCGCGAACGCTACGGTGCCAAAAACGAACGGTCGTGGTGGCTCCGGTTCCATACCCAAACGGCCGGCTGCTCACTCACCGCCCAGCAACCCGAAATCAATATTGTGCGCACGGCAATTCAAGCTCTAGCCGCGGTGCTGGGCGGTACACAGAGCTTACATACCAATTCGATGGATGAGGCATTGGCGTTACCATCGGAAAAGGCGGTCACCATCGCCCTGCGCACCCAGCAGATCATCGCCTACGAGAGCGGCGTCGCCAATACCGTCGACCCTCTTGGCGGTAGCTACTTCGTTGAGGCACTTACCGATCGTATGGAGCGTGAGGCACAGCAGATCTTTGACGCCATCAACGCCCAAGGTGGTGTAATTGCTGCAATCCGCAACGGTTACTTCCACCGCGAAATCGCCGACGCAGCTTACCGCTATCAACAAGAGATCGACAAAGGCGAACGAATTATCGTCGGAGTTAATGCCTTCCAAGCCGACGAACCACTGGAGATTCCGATTCTTCAGATGGATCCTGAGGGTGAGAAACGTCACCTCGAACGCCTCAACCGCGTGCGCCGCGAACGCGATCAGGATCTCGTTGCCCGCCGCTTGGCCGAACTACGTGCTGCGGCACAGGGAAGCGACAATATGATGCCGGCGATCCTCAATTGCGTGCGCGCCTACTGCACTCTTGGCGAGATGTGTGATGTGTTGCGCGAGGTGTTCGGCGTGTATCAGCAGGATACGGTCATTGTCTAA
- a CDS encoding ComF family protein — MIGWLFPDYCAGCGRLTGELFCANCRALLRPYPPFPPPTGLTAARVAFRYEGGLAHAIHRLKYGHRRRIARPLGDLLAAAAGPLDADALIAVPLHPTRLRERGFNQAAELAARLQRPGAPPLIDGLARVRATNQQARLEAPARTANVAGAFVWVGSTPPPPRIILIDDVLTTGATLAACAAALRTAGAHAVRALALARSVIDDAPRP; from the coding sequence ATGATTGGATGGTTGTTTCCAGACTACTGTGCCGGATGCGGTCGTCTCACCGGAGAGCTATTCTGCGCCAATTGTCGCGCTCTTCTACGACCCTACCCACCATTCCCGCCGCCAACCGGCTTAACTGCGGCACGGGTAGCATTCCGTTACGAAGGCGGCCTCGCTCACGCGATACATCGGCTCAAATACGGTCATCGCCGGCGAATCGCGCGTCCGCTCGGCGATCTCCTCGCCGCCGCCGCCGGCCCGCTCGACGCCGATGCCCTCATTGCCGTGCCGCTGCACCCGACTCGGCTGCGCGAACGTGGCTTCAACCAGGCCGCCGAATTAGCGGCTCGGCTCCAACGTCCCGGCGCACCACCACTAATCGACGGCCTTGCCCGCGTGCGCGCCACCAACCAACAAGCCCGGCTGGAAGCCCCAGCCCGCACCGCCAACGTCGCCGGAGCATTCGTCTGGGTCGGGTCGACACCACCGCCGCCCCGTATCATCCTCATCGACGACGTCCTCACCACCGGCGCAACCCTCGCCGCCTGCGCCGCCGCCCTCCGCACCGCCGGCGCCCACGCGGTCAGGGCCCTCGCTCTGGCCCGCTCGGTGATTGATGATGCCCCTCGCCCTTAA
- a CDS encoding RNA-guided endonuclease InsQ/TnpB family protein, producing MVELKAYQYRLTPTKGQVRLLEQTLELCRWVYNETLAYRKQIWEQQRLHIEPGKTNALLASWKTSHPELKRIHYHVLQDIQKRVHRACEAFVRRINRGQKAGFPRFKGRGWYDSFTFRQVGYSLSINGQWINLFNIGRVRMILHRRIEGTIKTLTIRRTRTRKWYASFVVETQSKPLLPTNRAVGVDVGLHQFATLSTGEVIANPRFFRKDEKALRKAQRRLAKTEQNTTERAKRQKVVAHIHERITNRRKDFAHKLSRRLVNEFDVIVFEQLRIAQMIKARRLAKSISDAAWRQLITYTHYKAASAGRMFVEVDPRGTSQRCSRCRSIVKKDLSTRQHRCQTCGLEIDRDHNAALNILAVGLHSLGRNP from the coding sequence ATGGTAGAACTAAAAGCGTACCAATATCGCCTCACCCCAACAAAAGGCCAAGTTCGTCTACTCGAACAGACGCTTGAGCTTTGCCGTTGGGTATATAACGAAACGCTAGCCTACCGCAAACAGATATGGGAACAACAGCGACTGCACATTGAGCCAGGCAAAACCAATGCCTTACTTGCGAGTTGGAAAACAAGCCATCCCGAACTCAAACGAATCCACTACCACGTCTTGCAAGACATTCAGAAACGAGTACATCGCGCATGTGAAGCCTTCGTGCGGCGCATCAATCGAGGGCAAAAAGCGGGATTTCCGCGCTTCAAAGGACGCGGCTGGTATGACAGCTTCACATTCAGGCAAGTGGGATACAGTCTCAGCATCAATGGGCAGTGGATCAACCTTTTCAACATTGGGCGAGTACGGATGATCTTACATCGCCGCATCGAAGGTACTATAAAGACCCTAACAATTCGTCGGACACGAACAAGAAAATGGTATGCATCATTCGTAGTCGAAACGCAATCAAAACCATTACTACCAACCAACCGCGCAGTTGGCGTTGATGTTGGATTGCACCAATTTGCCACGCTATCAACCGGAGAAGTGATCGCCAATCCACGCTTCTTTCGCAAAGACGAGAAAGCCCTGCGCAAAGCCCAACGTCGGCTGGCGAAAACCGAGCAAAACACAACCGAACGAGCGAAGCGACAAAAAGTGGTAGCCCACATTCACGAACGGATCACAAACCGACGCAAAGACTTTGCCCACAAACTCAGTCGGCGGCTCGTCAATGAATTCGACGTCATCGTATTCGAGCAACTACGCATCGCACAGATGATCAAGGCTCGTCGCCTCGCAAAAAGCATCTCCGATGCAGCATGGCGACAGCTCATCACCTACACACACTACAAGGCTGCAAGCGCCGGTAGGATGTTTGTAGAAGTTGATCCGCGCGGCACCTCACAAAGGTGCAGCCGATGTCGTAGCATCGTCAAAAAAGATCTATCAACGCGACAGCACCGATGTCAAACTTGCGGCTTAGAAATCGACCGTGATCACAATGCTGCGCTAAATATTTTAGCTGTGGGACTACACAGCTTGGGTAGAAATCCCTAG
- a CDS encoding DUF2256 domain-containing protein, with protein MARTKLTNATARTPRRKGQLPTKVCAGCSRPFEWRKKWARCWDEVRYCSERCRRASRL; from the coding sequence ATGGCGCGCACAAAACTTACAAATGCTACCGCTCGTACTCCGAGACGTAAAGGCCAATTACCTACGAAAGTCTGTGCCGGGTGTAGTCGCCCGTTTGAATGGCGTAAAAAGTGGGCGCGCTGTTGGGATGAGGTGCGTTATTGCTCTGAGCGTTGTCGGCGTGCTTCACGCTTGTGA